A stretch of the Croceicoccus naphthovorans genome encodes the following:
- a CDS encoding ribbon-helix-helix domain-containing protein: MTIYVPPELMAFAQGEVSARGMGTVNDYVCELIRKDRDRVNLRDLLMEGATSAFGTPADAKYFDGFRSRVTGSAAS, translated from the coding sequence ATGACGATTTACGTACCGCCGGAATTGATGGCGTTCGCTCAGGGCGAGGTATCGGCGCGCGGCATGGGCACGGTCAACGACTATGTGTGCGAACTGATCCGCAAGGATCGAGACCGGGTGAACCTGCGCGATTTGCTGATGGAAGGGGCCACATCAGCGTTTGGCACTCCCGCTGATGCGAAATATTTTGACGGCTTTCGCTCTCGCGTCACGGGCAGCGCAGCTTCGTAA
- a CDS encoding XRE family transcriptional regulator produces MTRAAIHPDLFTWARERAGLSIEDLDHRFPKLALWEAGEAQPTIKQLQSFANAVHVPVGYLFLPAPPQEELPIPDFRTVDGRGVHRPSPNLIDMVYACQERQGWFKDYARAVRLPELAFVGSATLNERPVAVAARMAEALSFDLEARAACRTWEDALRLFIGHADSIGVLVMVSGVVLSNNSRRLDPEEFRGFALVDPQAPLVFINGSDSKSAQMFTLAHELAHLWLGASGISNASAAPVAGFRREEVWCNAVAAELLVPLAALRQNLIADEPLESAISRLTRRYKVSSLVILRRLLDANWLTREAFDAAWAAERARLRAIAERGGGGGDFYRTTLSRVSRRFARALVESTLEGQTLYRDAFRMLGVAKTETFNNIGHEVGVLP; encoded by the coding sequence ATGACCAGGGCGGCAATTCATCCAGATCTCTTCACGTGGGCCCGTGAGCGTGCTGGCTTGAGCATAGAGGATCTGGATCATCGTTTCCCCAAATTGGCATTGTGGGAAGCTGGCGAAGCTCAACCCACGATCAAGCAGCTACAGTCCTTCGCTAATGCCGTACACGTGCCGGTGGGCTACCTCTTCTTGCCTGCTCCCCCGCAGGAAGAACTTCCAATTCCGGATTTTCGGACTGTGGACGGTCGCGGTGTTCACCGCCCGAGCCCGAACCTCATCGACATGGTCTACGCGTGCCAGGAACGGCAGGGTTGGTTCAAGGATTATGCCCGTGCGGTGCGCCTGCCCGAACTGGCGTTCGTTGGTAGCGCCACGCTGAATGAACGACCCGTTGCGGTCGCGGCGCGCATGGCAGAAGCCTTGTCGTTTGATCTTGAAGCACGAGCGGCTTGCCGAACCTGGGAAGACGCATTGCGGTTGTTCATCGGGCACGCGGATAGCATCGGCGTCTTGGTCATGGTCAGCGGGGTCGTTCTCAGCAACAACAGTCGGCGACTCGATCCTGAGGAATTCCGGGGCTTTGCTCTCGTCGATCCTCAGGCGCCGCTAGTTTTCATCAACGGCTCGGACAGCAAATCTGCGCAGATGTTCACGCTTGCTCATGAGTTGGCGCACCTGTGGCTTGGGGCGTCTGGCATCTCCAATGCCAGTGCTGCGCCAGTTGCTGGATTTCGGCGAGAGGAAGTCTGGTGCAATGCTGTGGCAGCCGAACTGCTCGTTCCGCTGGCTGCCCTGCGCCAGAATCTGATTGCCGACGAACCTCTCGAAAGTGCGATCTCCCGTCTTACCCGTCGTTACAAGGTCAGTAGTTTGGTAATCCTGCGACGCCTGCTTGATGCCAATTGGTTGACGAGGGAAGCCTTCGATGCAGCCTGGGCGGCAGAGCGGGCGCGGTTACGCGCCATTGCGGAGCGTGGTGGGGGCGGCGGGGATTTCTATCGCACGACCCTTTCGCGCGTCAGTCGGCGCTTTGCGCGTGCGCTCGTTGAAAGCACACTTGAGGGACAGACCCTTTATCGCGATGCCTTTCGTATGCTGGGTGTCGCCAAGACCGAGACGTTCAACAATATCGGCCACGAAGTGGGGGTGTTGCCTTGA
- a CDS encoding ribbon-helix-helix protein, CopG family, with translation MTETVLISVRLPGSVAEAANAAAASRNISRSKLLRIAIERFLDDLSGSSEQDRRRQFSAEYTFLALDLMVQREYPEVHDELLTEAERRMEVFHGGA, from the coding sequence ATGACAGAAACAGTCCTGATTTCGGTCCGGCTTCCCGGATCGGTTGCCGAGGCGGCCAATGCCGCTGCGGCCTCGCGCAATATCTCCCGATCCAAGCTCCTGCGAATCGCCATCGAGCGTTTCCTTGACGACCTTTCCGGTTCGTCCGAACAAGATCGTCGGCGGCAGTTCTCGGCCGAGTATACCTTCCTCGCGCTCGACCTCATGGTCCAGCGCGAATATCCCGAGGTGCACGATGAACTCCTGACCGAAGCCGAGCGGCGCATGGAGGTCTTCCATGGCGGGGCCTGA
- a CDS encoding DUF5818 domain-containing protein, protein MSSRSHASRFHDGTIEPGARGPILRDDDGMCWRLGFVDETTANGLKGRVRVRGRIVEVDRIEVEYVEIQDGA, encoded by the coding sequence ATGTCATCCCGCTCCCACGCCTCCAGGTTCCACGACGGCACTATTGAACCCGGTGCGCGCGGGCCGATCCTGCGCGACGATGACGGGATGTGCTGGCGGCTCGGATTTGTCGATGAAACCACTGCCAATGGGCTGAAGGGGCGCGTCCGCGTGCGCGGGCGCATCGTCGAGGTCGACCGGATCGAGGTCGAATACGTCGAGATACAGGACGGCGCCTGA
- a CDS encoding type IV secretion system DNA-binding domain-containing protein, giving the protein MAGPDTWSDRARPGKLQHHSARGTMPRNAGDFTRGSQLITHEFLMWFASARLPFLVWFFTFLFVLSVVLALRLHEHEIEMILMRTYAAGWAFMEFSPSKVINLTVPSGEVIPAPISMVASHPDVVIAWNKLMHAIWGSLFISLFVAVPLAVWFVDFSKRRGKSILEERHQRGAMLVDGAELASVINAHNRALLDQEIAEKLPGKSFDQVMAMSLEDRKAAGIHHVYSMAGIPFPWRTEQSHTMMIGSTGTGKTTQMRALIAQMRVRRDRAVVFDLTGAYVETFYNPETDIILNPMDERCPSWSVFGEAKNHADFTGIAAALLPADGGGAEPFWMLAARTLFVESCIKLIKEGQATNQALANRLMMADLKAVHNMLENTVADPLTAPEAAKMAESIRAVFNTNAQALRFLPEGKEPFSICDWIRVEDKPGSILFITSSHNELVLNRALLSLWMNLAVHTLMRLPRTRDLRTWFFFDEVHALHRLPAIEDGLQTARGFGGAFVLGIHSFAKLSETYGKEGAQNLASLARTKLILAAADRDTAEHCSDYIGHREVRMMDEAYSYGYSNIRDAATITPRSEVQPLVLPDDIMKLPSLRGFVVFPEGFDAARIKLAWKDYPKVADGYVLRENVEPIEFSNAAGGEADGAEDKGGRETRDELQPANLILPDEKQARPAAAVPGHDEAEPQPPQVVAESGAPAVRIAATMAFRAGSASPVADTHSRHAPSEAKAITQSAAKAAGQRANQNARELGEALEPETRIERSAGGPKGTDEPEIAPDDGMEM; this is encoded by the coding sequence ATGGCGGGGCCTGACACCTGGTCCGACCGCGCTCGACCGGGCAAGTTGCAGCACCATTCGGCGCGCGGAACCATGCCGCGCAATGCCGGTGATTTCACCCGCGGCTCGCAGCTCATCACTCATGAATTCCTGATGTGGTTTGCCTCTGCCCGGCTGCCCTTCCTGGTCTGGTTCTTCACCTTCCTGTTCGTGCTCTCGGTGGTCCTCGCGCTGCGGCTTCACGAACACGAAATCGAGATGATCCTGATGCGGACCTATGCCGCCGGTTGGGCCTTTATGGAGTTCTCGCCGAGCAAGGTGATCAACCTTACCGTGCCATCGGGCGAAGTGATCCCGGCACCGATTTCGATGGTGGCCTCGCACCCCGATGTGGTGATCGCCTGGAACAAGCTCATGCACGCCATTTGGGGTTCGCTGTTCATCTCGCTGTTCGTCGCCGTCCCGCTCGCGGTCTGGTTCGTCGACTTCTCGAAGCGGCGCGGAAAGTCGATCCTCGAGGAGCGACATCAACGCGGCGCGATGCTGGTCGATGGGGCAGAGCTCGCCAGTGTCATCAACGCCCACAACCGCGCGCTTTTGGACCAGGAGATCGCCGAGAAACTGCCCGGCAAGAGCTTCGATCAGGTGATGGCAATGAGCCTCGAAGACCGCAAGGCGGCGGGAATACATCATGTCTATTCGATGGCAGGTATCCCCTTCCCCTGGCGCACCGAACAGTCGCACACGATGATGATCGGCTCGACCGGTACCGGCAAGACAACCCAGATGCGCGCACTTATCGCGCAGATGCGGGTGCGGCGCGACCGGGCTGTCGTTTTCGACCTCACTGGCGCCTACGTCGAGACCTTCTACAACCCGGAAACCGACATCATCCTCAACCCGATGGACGAGCGTTGTCCGTCCTGGTCGGTGTTCGGCGAAGCGAAAAACCACGCCGATTTTACCGGCATCGCCGCGGCGCTGCTGCCCGCAGATGGCGGCGGCGCAGAACCCTTCTGGATGCTCGCTGCGCGCACGCTGTTCGTGGAATCCTGCATCAAGCTCATCAAGGAAGGTCAGGCGACCAACCAGGCACTCGCGAACCGCCTCATGATGGCCGACCTCAAGGCGGTCCACAACATGCTCGAGAACACCGTCGCCGATCCGCTGACCGCGCCCGAGGCGGCCAAGATGGCGGAATCGATCCGGGCTGTGTTCAACACCAACGCGCAGGCCCTGCGCTTCCTCCCTGAGGGCAAGGAGCCGTTTTCGATCTGTGACTGGATTCGCGTCGAGGACAAGCCGGGTTCGATCCTGTTCATTACCTCCTCGCACAACGAACTGGTGCTCAACCGGGCGCTGCTGTCGCTGTGGATGAACCTCGCGGTCCATACCCTGATGCGCCTGCCGCGCACGCGGGACCTGCGCACCTGGTTCTTCTTCGACGAGGTGCATGCGCTCCACCGCCTGCCGGCAATCGAGGACGGTTTGCAGACCGCACGAGGTTTCGGCGGCGCCTTCGTGCTCGGCATCCATTCGTTCGCCAAGCTCTCGGAGACTTACGGCAAGGAGGGCGCGCAGAACCTCGCCTCGCTGGCGCGCACCAAGCTCATCCTGGCCGCGGCCGACCGTGACACCGCCGAGCATTGCTCGGACTATATTGGCCACCGCGAAGTGCGAATGATGGATGAAGCCTACAGCTACGGTTATTCCAACATCCGCGACGCCGCGACAATCACTCCGCGCTCCGAAGTCCAGCCTCTGGTGCTCCCCGACGACATCATGAAGCTGCCCTCGCTGCGCGGCTTCGTGGTGTTCCCCGAAGGCTTCGACGCCGCTCGGATCAAACTCGCCTGGAAGGACTATCCCAAGGTTGCCGATGGCTATGTCCTGCGCGAGAATGTCGAGCCGATCGAGTTCTCGAATGCCGCTGGCGGTGAGGCTGACGGTGCGGAAGACAAGGGTGGCCGGGAGACCAGGGATGAGCTCCAACCTGCAAATCTGATTCTGCCCGATGAGAAACAGGCAAGGCCCGCTGCGGCGGTGCCGGGGCATGATGAGGCAGAGCCTCAACCGCCGCAGGTTGTCGCCGAGAGCGGCGCGCCAGCGGTCCGTATCGCAGCGACAATGGCGTTCCGTGCGGGCAGCGCCTCGCCTGTCGCCGACACCCATTCCCGCCATGCGCCAAGCGAGGCGAAAGCAATCACACAGTCAGCTGCCAAAGCGGCAGGACAGCGCGCGAACCAGAACGCGCGCGAGCTGGGTGAAGCGCTTGAACCGGAGACCCGGATCGAGCGATCCGCGGGCGGGCCAAAAGGCACCGATGAACCCGAGATCGCGCCTGATGACGGCATGGAGATGTAG
- a CDS encoding DUF4411 family protein, whose product MSRYLLDANVFIQGKNLHYGFDFCPAFWDWLVEQNQAGVVASIEKVSDELVGAGDELADWATERGRPFFLAPDDVVLPALGEVSAWATGQNYEPAAIATFLQVADYWLVAHAKAHESIVVTHEVPSESVRKIKIPNACIALGITCVSPYEMLRRERARFVLGAAA is encoded by the coding sequence TTGAGCCGCTACCTGCTGGACGCCAACGTCTTCATCCAGGGCAAGAACCTTCACTACGGCTTCGATTTCTGTCCGGCCTTCTGGGACTGGCTTGTCGAACAAAATCAGGCGGGCGTTGTCGCAAGCATCGAAAAAGTCAGCGACGAATTGGTAGGCGCTGGCGACGAACTTGCCGACTGGGCGACCGAGCGTGGCCGACCGTTCTTTCTCGCCCCGGATGATGTGGTTTTGCCTGCCTTGGGTGAAGTTTCTGCCTGGGCCACGGGCCAGAACTACGAACCAGCTGCGATCGCGACCTTCCTCCAGGTCGCAGACTATTGGCTTGTCGCCCATGCAAAGGCCCACGAATCTATTGTGGTGACCCATGAAGTACCTTCGGAGTCGGTCCGCAAGATCAAAATTCCAAATGCCTGTATCGCACTCGGGATAACCTGCGTTTCGCCATACGAGATGCTGCGTCGTGAGCGTGCCCGCTTCGTCCTTGGCGCAGCCGCGTAG
- the mobF gene encoding MobF family relaxase gives MHSIAAVRSSGGAADYFANDNYYTAEENAEAGVWAGEGARALGLEGTVGRDAFEAILNGHLPDGEKVGQVEGRRLGLDLTFSMPKSASILALVSGDRRIMDAHMAAVRSTMSQLVEKQYAEGRNYERSRSGEPEKTGNLVYALFAHDTSRALDPQGHIHAVVANLTRDLKGNWKALWNGEIWKNNTTIGQFYHAAFRAQLQKLGYETEASGKHGAFEIKGVPTAVIKAFSTRANEIEAKIAETGATRLATKKQITLYTRDPKLAVEDRAALVEGWKTSAAELGFDGKPLIAEAVARTAHQVRPSLRETASQAFAEVAERISAAMRPPSALAVSGPAALFLSAETIKAQHATASAIRHLSEREAAFSPQAILSAALGFQIKGLEGGAVALRIGELVREGHLIPGKSDRLDGHYDLVTTPAALGREQQILDRIDAGTGKGRVFMAPDVAIVRLQAAARELGIERAASDGWQLNAGQLAAGVAVLSGKDRFLNIQGVAGAGKSTLLGALDKVLAAEGVKLVGLAFQNKMVADLRGGGSGAMTAEQMREAGIEAWTIASFVNRYAGPAAQGEGERFETARTALQNTVIITDESSMVSSRDMASLTMIAERLELAKAPFMGDRQQLSAIEQGKMFAVSQAAGQATVRMDENIRQKGSPLLLAVAGLSNEGHAGLALDLLAAHGRVIEDKADHIAAAADLWLSLAPEERARTAIFTAGRDDRTRINGLVQQGLLKEGSLTGPGIPFSTLQSANATREEMRFASTYRPGQVLEARMDVRELGLRRGEYDVVAIGRDGKVTLEREGKRKVIDPDRIDPQHRFDRIGLYDRKDIILHRGETVFWREKDAARDIAKSTYATVVSATGQAVTLELADKRQMTLASSDPMLRRLDLGYALNAHMAQGMTQAQAIEVISSRQRNLATQRTQNVLNTRATDDMRVVTNDLEALKFQLDRTPGNKTSALETVGRLEVDARPANPIEPRQLPELRMSPELKAKLDAVLGPVAAPTVRQLPVPEKSLGLDL, from the coding sequence ATGCACTCGATCGCAGCGGTTCGTTCGTCCGGCGGTGCTGCCGACTATTTCGCGAACGACAACTACTACACGGCAGAAGAGAACGCGGAAGCGGGGGTCTGGGCTGGCGAGGGTGCGCGCGCACTCGGGCTCGAGGGAACGGTCGGGCGCGATGCGTTTGAAGCCATTCTCAACGGCCATCTGCCCGATGGCGAGAAGGTGGGGCAGGTCGAGGGGCGCAGGCTGGGTCTCGACCTCACCTTTTCCATGCCCAAATCCGCCTCGATTCTGGCTCTGGTCTCAGGCGACCGGCGGATCATGGATGCCCATATGGCGGCGGTGCGTTCGACCATGTCGCAGCTCGTCGAGAAGCAGTATGCCGAAGGCCGCAATTACGAGCGCAGTCGCAGCGGCGAGCCTGAGAAGACCGGCAACCTCGTCTATGCCCTGTTCGCCCACGACACGAGCCGCGCGCTCGATCCCCAGGGGCACATTCACGCCGTCGTCGCCAATCTTACCCGCGACCTCAAGGGCAACTGGAAGGCGCTGTGGAACGGCGAGATCTGGAAGAACAACACGACAATCGGCCAGTTCTATCACGCCGCTTTCCGCGCCCAGCTCCAGAAGCTCGGTTATGAGACCGAGGCATCCGGCAAGCATGGCGCCTTCGAGATCAAGGGCGTACCTACGGCTGTCATCAAGGCGTTTTCGACCCGGGCAAACGAGATTGAGGCGAAGATCGCCGAGACCGGAGCGACCCGCCTCGCCACCAAGAAGCAGATCACCCTCTACACCCGCGACCCCAAGCTCGCAGTCGAGGATCGGGCGGCGCTGGTCGAAGGCTGGAAGACCAGCGCCGCCGAACTGGGCTTTGACGGCAAACCCCTCATCGCCGAGGCCGTGGCGCGAACCGCCCATCAGGTCCGCCCTTCCTTGCGCGAAACGGCGAGCCAGGCCTTTGCTGAAGTCGCGGAACGGATCAGCGCTGCCATGCGGCCGCCAAGTGCGCTCGCGGTCAGCGGCCCGGCCGCGCTCTTCCTTTCCGCCGAGACGATCAAGGCCCAGCATGCCACTGCCTCGGCGATCCGGCACCTTTCGGAGCGCGAGGCCGCCTTCAGCCCGCAGGCGATCCTGAGCGCCGCGCTCGGCTTCCAGATCAAGGGGCTCGAAGGGGGCGCTGTCGCCCTGCGGATCGGCGAACTGGTACGCGAGGGGCATCTGATCCCCGGCAAGTCCGACCGGCTCGATGGGCACTACGATCTCGTGACCACGCCCGCAGCGCTCGGGCGAGAGCAGCAGATACTGGACCGGATTGATGCCGGAACCGGCAAGGGCCGGGTGTTCATGGCGCCCGACGTGGCTATTGTGCGGCTCCAGGCGGCGGCACGCGAACTCGGGATCGAGCGCGCGGCTAGCGATGGCTGGCAGCTCAATGCCGGACAGCTTGCCGCGGGCGTGGCCGTGCTGTCGGGCAAGGACCGCTTCCTCAACATTCAGGGCGTGGCGGGCGCGGGCAAGTCGACGCTTCTGGGAGCGCTCGACAAGGTGCTGGCCGCCGAAGGGGTCAAGCTTGTTGGCCTCGCCTTCCAGAACAAGATGGTTGCTGACCTGCGCGGCGGAGGCTCGGGCGCGATGACTGCCGAGCAGATGCGCGAGGCCGGGATCGAAGCCTGGACCATCGCCAGCTTCGTCAACCGCTATGCCGGGCCCGCCGCGCAAGGCGAGGGCGAACGGTTCGAGACCGCGCGCACCGCACTCCAGAACACGGTCATCATCACCGACGAAAGTTCGATGGTCTCCTCGCGCGACATGGCGAGCCTGACCATGATCGCCGAGCGGCTAGAGCTCGCCAAGGCACCGTTCATGGGCGACCGCCAGCAGCTCTCGGCGATCGAGCAGGGCAAGATGTTCGCGGTATCCCAGGCCGCCGGGCAGGCGACAGTCAGGATGGACGAGAACATCCGCCAGAAGGGCTCGCCGCTGCTGCTCGCGGTGGCCGGCCTGTCGAACGAAGGCCATGCCGGCCTGGCGCTCGATCTCCTGGCGGCGCACGGCCGGGTGATCGAGGACAAGGCCGACCATATTGCGGCCGCCGCCGACCTCTGGTTGTCGCTTGCCCCAGAAGAGCGCGCGCGCACAGCGATATTCACGGCGGGCCGCGACGACCGCACCCGGATCAACGGCCTCGTGCAGCAGGGCCTGCTCAAGGAGGGCAGCCTCACCGGCCCCGGCATCCCCTTCTCGACCCTGCAAAGCGCCAACGCCACCCGCGAGGAGATGCGCTTTGCCTCGACCTACCGGCCCGGCCAGGTGCTCGAAGCGCGGATGGACGTGCGCGAGCTGGGGCTGAGGCGCGGCGAATATGACGTGGTGGCGATCGGCCGCGATGGCAAGGTGACGCTGGAGCGCGAGGGCAAGCGCAAGGTCATAGATCCGGACCGAATCGATCCGCAGCACCGTTTCGACCGGATCGGGCTCTACGACCGCAAGGACATTATCCTCCATCGCGGCGAGACGGTGTTCTGGCGCGAAAAGGATGCCGCCCGTGACATCGCCAAGTCGACCTATGCGACGGTCGTCTCGGCAACTGGGCAAGCCGTGACGCTTGAGCTTGCCGACAAGCGGCAGATGACTCTCGCCTCCAGCGATCCCATGCTGCGGCGGCTTGACCTGGGCTATGCGCTCAATGCGCACATGGCGCAGGGCATGACCCAGGCCCAGGCAATCGAGGTGATCTCTTCAAGGCAGCGCAACCTCGCCACCCAGCGTACCCAAAACGTGCTCAATACCCGCGCGACGGACGACATGCGGGTCGTGACCAACGACCTCGAGGCGCTCAAGTTTCAGCTCGACCGGACGCCGGGCAACAAGACCTCGGCGCTCGAGACGGTCGGCAGGCTCGAGGTTGACGCGCGGCCCGCGAACCCGATCGAGCCTCGCCAGCTCCCCGAACTCAGGATGAGCCCGGAACTGAAGGCGAAGCTCGATGCTGTCCTTGGCCCGGTCGCAGCGCCGACGGTGCGCCAGCTCCCCGTCCCGGAAAAATCGCTGGGACTGGACCTGTGA
- a CDS encoding ribbon-helix-helix domain-containing protein — protein sequence MGEEVTRWTVNVDSRTDIDLRTYLAQRGMKKGDLSKFIEDAVKWRLFDLTVNEARSAFAGTDPAELDALIDEAVAAARSN from the coding sequence ATGGGTGAAGAAGTCACACGATGGACCGTCAATGTCGATAGCCGCACGGATATCGACCTGCGCACATACCTTGCCCAGCGCGGCATGAAGAAGGGCGACTTGTCGAAGTTCATCGAAGATGCCGTGAAATGGCGCCTGTTCGATCTCACGGTCAACGAGGCCCGATCAGCCTTTGCGGGTACCGACCCCGCAGAACTCGACGCCCTGATCGACGAGGCCGTGGCGGCCGCGCGCTCCAACTGA
- a CDS encoding putative toxin-antitoxin system toxin component, PIN family, with product MRIIIDTNVLVSALLSESAPPGQLLAHWRQARFRLLSCADQLEELRRVTRYPKICARLSPALAGRLVNELSGLAEMIENLPSVDVSRDPWDNYLLAMAQVGEADYLVTGDKADLLSLQRHGRAHIVTVRDLLGLLGQVLG from the coding sequence TTGCGCATCATCATCGATACCAACGTTCTGGTGAGCGCACTGCTGTCCGAAAGCGCGCCGCCTGGCCAGTTGCTGGCTCATTGGCGGCAAGCACGCTTCCGGCTGCTCTCCTGCGCCGATCAGCTCGAAGAATTGCGGCGGGTCACTCGATATCCGAAGATTTGCGCACGCCTTTCCCCTGCCCTGGCCGGGCGGCTCGTCAATGAGCTGAGCGGGCTTGCGGAAATGATCGAAAACCTGCCGAGCGTTGACGTCTCACGCGATCCCTGGGACAACTACTTGCTGGCAATGGCGCAAGTCGGTGAAGCAGATTACCTCGTGACGGGCGACAAGGCGGACCTACTGAGTCTGCAACGCCATGGGCGAGCGCACATCGTAACAGTGCGAGACCTTCTTGGCCTTTTGGGTCAGGTACTTGGTTGA
- a CDS encoding type II toxin-antitoxin system PrlF family antitoxin, with the protein MAISLEEISTITAKGQTTIPKAVRQALGVDYGGRIAFRVSDGGVTVCRADDNEDPAIDSFLNFLAADLKRHPEAVKALGPELAARITALTADVPVDLDDAIDGDVAL; encoded by the coding sequence ATGGCGATCTCACTCGAAGAAATCAGCACCATCACCGCCAAGGGTCAAACGACGATCCCCAAGGCTGTGCGTCAGGCGCTTGGCGTCGACTATGGCGGCCGCATTGCCTTTCGCGTGAGCGATGGGGGGGTTACCGTCTGCCGGGCCGACGACAACGAAGATCCGGCAATCGACAGCTTCCTGAACTTTCTGGCGGCCGATCTGAAGCGTCATCCCGAGGCCGTGAAGGCGCTTGGCCCCGAATTGGCAGCGCGCATCACGGCGCTCACCGCCGATGTTCCGGTCGATCTCGATGACGCGATCGATGGCGACGTCGCCCTTTGA
- a CDS encoding type II toxin-antitoxin system YhaV family toxin — translation MKKKPIPEGLTVNGWTLYAHPLFLEQLEKLTLAVERAREKDPGGYASTANAKLLAALRKLMFEVIPIDPARPEFRQGGTLGPGRKHWFRAKFGNGRFRLFFRYSTAAKIIIFAWVNDSDTLRTYGAKTDAYAVFKSMLEKGNPPEDWEALLWASRTLTES, via the coding sequence TTGAAGAAGAAACCCATTCCTGAAGGGCTGACGGTCAACGGTTGGACGCTTTACGCTCATCCGCTTTTTCTCGAACAGCTTGAGAAGTTGACGCTCGCGGTTGAACGCGCCCGCGAGAAGGATCCGGGTGGATACGCGTCGACTGCCAATGCCAAACTTCTGGCAGCGCTCCGCAAACTGATGTTCGAGGTGATCCCCATCGATCCCGCTCGCCCAGAGTTCCGCCAGGGCGGGACGCTGGGTCCGGGGCGCAAGCACTGGTTTCGGGCAAAGTTCGGAAATGGCCGCTTCCGCCTGTTCTTCCGCTATTCGACCGCAGCGAAGATCATCATCTTCGCGTGGGTCAACGACAGCGACACGCTTCGCACCTATGGTGCGAAGACCGATGCCTATGCCGTGTTCAAGTCCATGCTCGAGAAGGGCAACCCGCCCGAGGATTGGGAGGCTCTGCTGTGGGCAAGCCGGACACTTACGGAAAGCTGA
- a CDS encoding DUF2493 domain-containing protein has protein sequence MTTRFSNFSDLAEHYAREVQTPDYARAFMEQTELSRLSVADEPSSAEMPDPDIAQAAIEMMLATVFDLFRDTRMEDFASEVAWGVANSFHVVAKRLDDREDAMARKLQEKLREYDPSEVYATDVEDLTMQARSLAECRDAMECMRDHAASIYLVETGRPFSPVRGSRVSMKNNASMIEARDYLASQRAQRREQFAPSGPVVVFSGGQQFTDIGQVHDYLDAVRERIPSMVLATTAQNKGADVIAASWASRQGVPVILCKPDASRGASAPYQRNARMLAFKPVEAIVCSGGGIQANLADRLREARIPMHIVREAGADNGPVQRQAKAEAQAGPQAARRAANGDDLPPF, from the coding sequence ATGACCACTCGTTTCTCGAACTTTTCCGACCTTGCCGAGCACTATGCGCGTGAGGTCCAGACGCCCGACTATGCCCGGGCCTTCATGGAGCAGACCGAACTTTCCCGACTTTCGGTCGCCGACGAACCGAGCTCGGCCGAAATGCCCGATCCCGATATCGCGCAGGCTGCGATCGAGATGATGCTGGCAACGGTTTTCGACCTGTTTCGCGACACCCGCATGGAGGACTTCGCAAGCGAAGTCGCCTGGGGCGTCGCCAACAGCTTCCACGTGGTGGCCAAGCGCCTCGATGACCGCGAGGATGCCATGGCGAGAAAGCTTCAGGAGAAGCTGCGCGAATACGATCCGAGCGAAGTCTACGCCACCGACGTCGAGGACCTCACCATGCAGGCCAGGAGCCTCGCCGAGTGCCGCGACGCGATGGAGTGCATGCGCGATCATGCCGCCTCGATCTATCTTGTCGAAACCGGCCGTCCCTTCTCGCCGGTGCGCGGGTCGCGGGTCTCGATGAAAAACAACGCATCGATGATCGAAGCGCGCGATTATCTCGCATCGCAGCGCGCACAACGCCGTGAGCAGTTCGCTCCTTCGGGACCGGTCGTGGTGTTCTCGGGCGGGCAGCAATTTACCGACATTGGCCAGGTGCACGATTACCTCGATGCCGTGCGCGAACGCATTCCCTCGATGGTGCTGGCAACCACCGCGCAGAACAAGGGCGCCGATGTCATCGCTGCCTCCTGGGCATCGCGCCAGGGCGTGCCGGTGATCCTGTGCAAGCCCGATGCATCGCGCGGGGCTTCCGCACCCTATCAGCGCAATGCAAGGATGCTTGCGTTCAAGCCGGTCGAAGCGATCGTGTGCAGCGGCGGTGGCATTCAGGCGAACCTTGCTGACCGGTTGCGCGAGGCACGCATTCCCATGCACATCGTGCGCGAAGCGGGCGCCGATAATGGACCCGTACAGCGCCAGGCGAAGGCTGAAGCGCAAGCCGGCCCGCAAGCAGCAAGGCGCGCCGCCAATGGGGACGATCTCCCGCCATTCTGA